In one Gossypium hirsutum isolate 1008001.06 chromosome D09, Gossypium_hirsutum_v2.1, whole genome shotgun sequence genomic region, the following are encoded:
- the LOC107901215 gene encoding outer envelope protein 39, chloroplastic isoform X2 encodes MGAQKSIHAGKAKIDVNVDFTHKICASMMLPSLRNTGSPLSLVIGSLCIKHPNLFGGSEKLDVSWDKGLYDSNILVAYRRPRPQWVAQQCFVMQHSLSPEIGVHGIPVDNFSRSGSGGVNLSRFSVGLDLNEPASSKWSSTTSVKFENVRLLSDDGRSITRDLDGFPVTCSGNAHDSMVVLKQESQYAKANEHSFSRFTMQIEQGIPVLSKWLIFNRFKFVASKGIKLGPAFLLTSLTGGSIVGDMAPYQAFAIGGLGSVRGYGEGAVGSGRSCLVANTEVTLPLSKMLEGSVFLDCGTDLGSGRLVPGNPAMRQGKPGSGVGFGYGLRFKSPLGHFQVDYAINAFQQKTLYFGVTNLAS; translated from the exons ATGGGGGCTCAGAAGAGCATCCATGCAGGCAAAG CCAAGATTGATGTTAATGTTGATTTCACCCACAAGATATGTGCTTCTATGATGCTTCCTTCTTTAAG GAACACTGGCAGTCCTCTATCCCTAGTAATTGGCAG TCTTTGCATTAAACACCCAAATTTATTTGGTGGAAGTGAGAAGCTTGATGTATCATGGGATAAGGGGTTATATGATTCAAATATCTTGGTAGCTTACAGGAGGCCTCGACCACAATGGGTTGCTCAACAATGTTTTGTTATGCAG CACTCACTTTCACCTGAGATTGGTGTCCATGGTATACCTGTGGACAATTTCTCTCGTTCGGGGAGTGGAGGTGTGAATTTGTCTCGATTTTCAGTTGGATTGGATCTAAATGAACCTGCAAGTTCTAAATGGAGCAGCACAACAAGTGTAAAGTTTGAG AATGTTCGCCTGTTGAGTGATGATGGCCGCTCCATTACCAGAGATCTTGATGGTTTTCCTGTCACTTGCAG TGGCAATGCTCATGACAGTATGGTAGTCTTAAAGCAAGAATCTCAATATGCGAAGGCAAACGAGCATAGTTTTTCTCGT TTTACTATGCAAATAGAACAAGGGATTCCAGTTCTATCCAAGTGGTTAATCTTCAACCGTTTCAAATTTGTTGCATCAAAGGGCATCAAACTTGGACCGGCCTTTCTCTTGACAAG CCTGACAGGTGGTTCGATTGTAGGAGATATGGCTCCATATCAAGCATTTGCAATCGGTGGTCTAGGTAGCGTGAGAGGGTACGGTGAAGGTGCCGTTGGATCCGGAAGATCATGTTTGGTTGCTAATACTGAAGTGACACTTCCTCTG AGCAAAATGTTGGAAGGTTCTGTTTTCCTGGACTGTGGAACTGATCTGGGCTCGGGTCGGCTTGTACCTG GAAATCCAGCCATGAGACAAGGTAAACCAGGATCTGGAGTTGGGTTCGGGTATGGTCTTCGGTTCAAGTCTCCACTTGGTCATTTCCAGGTTGATTATGCCATCAATGCCTTTCAACAAAAGACTCTATACTTTGGCGTCACAAATCTTGCATCTTGA
- the LOC107901215 gene encoding outer envelope protein 39, chloroplastic isoform X1, with protein MGAQKSIHAGKAKIDVNVDFTHKICASMMLPSLRNTGSPLSLVIGRYCHFSLCIKHPNLFGGSEKLDVSWDKGLYDSNILVAYRRPRPQWVAQQCFVMQHSLSPEIGVHGIPVDNFSRSGSGGVNLSRFSVGLDLNEPASSKWSSTTSVKFENVRLLSDDGRSITRDLDGFPVTCSGNAHDSMVVLKQESQYAKANEHSFSRFTMQIEQGIPVLSKWLIFNRFKFVASKGIKLGPAFLLTSLTGGSIVGDMAPYQAFAIGGLGSVRGYGEGAVGSGRSCLVANTEVTLPLSKMLEGSVFLDCGTDLGSGRLVPGNPAMRQGKPGSGVGFGYGLRFKSPLGHFQVDYAINAFQQKTLYFGVTNLAS; from the exons ATGGGGGCTCAGAAGAGCATCCATGCAGGCAAAG CCAAGATTGATGTTAATGTTGATTTCACCCACAAGATATGTGCTTCTATGATGCTTCCTTCTTTAAG GAACACTGGCAGTCCTCTATCCCTAGTAATTGGCAGGTATTGTCATTTTAG TCTTTGCATTAAACACCCAAATTTATTTGGTGGAAGTGAGAAGCTTGATGTATCATGGGATAAGGGGTTATATGATTCAAATATCTTGGTAGCTTACAGGAGGCCTCGACCACAATGGGTTGCTCAACAATGTTTTGTTATGCAG CACTCACTTTCACCTGAGATTGGTGTCCATGGTATACCTGTGGACAATTTCTCTCGTTCGGGGAGTGGAGGTGTGAATTTGTCTCGATTTTCAGTTGGATTGGATCTAAATGAACCTGCAAGTTCTAAATGGAGCAGCACAACAAGTGTAAAGTTTGAG AATGTTCGCCTGTTGAGTGATGATGGCCGCTCCATTACCAGAGATCTTGATGGTTTTCCTGTCACTTGCAG TGGCAATGCTCATGACAGTATGGTAGTCTTAAAGCAAGAATCTCAATATGCGAAGGCAAACGAGCATAGTTTTTCTCGT TTTACTATGCAAATAGAACAAGGGATTCCAGTTCTATCCAAGTGGTTAATCTTCAACCGTTTCAAATTTGTTGCATCAAAGGGCATCAAACTTGGACCGGCCTTTCTCTTGACAAG CCTGACAGGTGGTTCGATTGTAGGAGATATGGCTCCATATCAAGCATTTGCAATCGGTGGTCTAGGTAGCGTGAGAGGGTACGGTGAAGGTGCCGTTGGATCCGGAAGATCATGTTTGGTTGCTAATACTGAAGTGACACTTCCTCTG AGCAAAATGTTGGAAGGTTCTGTTTTCCTGGACTGTGGAACTGATCTGGGCTCGGGTCGGCTTGTACCTG GAAATCCAGCCATGAGACAAGGTAAACCAGGATCTGGAGTTGGGTTCGGGTATGGTCTTCGGTTCAAGTCTCCACTTGGTCATTTCCAGGTTGATTATGCCATCAATGCCTTTCAACAAAAGACTCTATACTTTGGCGTCACAAATCTTGCATCTTGA
- the LOC107901342 gene encoding dnaJ protein homolog, whose protein sequence is MFGRAPKKSNNTRYYEILGVSNNASQDDLKKAYKKAAIKNHPDKGGDPEKFKELAQAYEVLSDPEKREIYDQYGEDALKEGMGGGAGAHDPFDIFSSFFGGSPFGGGSSRGRRQRRGEDVVHPLKVSLEDLYLGTSKKLSLSRNVICSKCNGKGSKSGASMTCPGCQGSGMKVSIRQLGPSMIQQMQHPCNECKGTGETINDKDRCPQCKGEKVVQEKKVLEVIVEKGMQNGQKITFPGEADEAPETVTGDIVFVLQQKDHPKFKRKGEDLFLEHTLSLTEALCGFQFVITHLDGRQLLIKSNPGEVVKPDSCKAINDEGMPLYQRPFMKGKLYIQFTVEFPDSLGPDQVKALEAILPPKPTSQLSDMELDECEETTLYDVNIEEEMRRKQQQAAQEAYEEDEDMHGGAQRVQCAQQ, encoded by the exons ATGTTTGGAAGAGCACCTAAGAAGAGTAATAACACCAGGTACTATGAGATTCTGGGTGTTTCGAATAACGCTTCCCAGGATGATTTGAAGAAAGCTTATAAAAAAGCCGCCATTAAAAACCATCCAGACAAAGGCGGTGATCCTGAAAAA TTTAAAGAGTTGGCGCAAGCTTATGAGGTATTGAGCGATCCTGAGAAACGTGAGATATATGATCAGTATGGTGAGGATGCACTCAAGGAAGGAATGGGTGGTGGTGCCGGTGCTCATGACCCGTTTGACATCTTCTCCTCCTTCTTTGGTGGTAGCCCGTTTGGAG GTGGTAGCAGTCGAGGTAGAAGACAGAGAAGGGGAGAGGACGTAGTTCATCCTCTGAAGGTGTCACTAGAGGACCTTTACCTTGGGACTTCAAAGAAACTTTCTCTCTCTCGGAATGTGATATGCTCGAAGTGCAATGG CAAGGGTTCAAAATCTGGAGCTTCAATGACGTGCCCTGGTTGCCAGGGTTCTGGGATGAAGGTTTCAATCAGGCAGCTTGGCCCCTCCATGATTCAGCAAATGCAACATCCTTGCAATGAGTGTAAGGGTACTGGCGAGACGATCAACGACAAGGACCGCTGCCCTCAGTGCAAGGGTGAAAAGGTTGTTCAAGAGAAGAAAGTTTTGGAAGTCATTGTAGAGAAGGGTATGCAGAATGGACAAAAGATAACATTCCCTGGCGAAGCTGATGAAGCG CCTGAGACTGTTACTGGGGATATAGTCTTTGTCCTTCAGCAGAAGGACCATCCGAAGTTCAAGAGGAAGGGAGAAGACCTGTTTTTGGAACATACTTTGTCTCTTACTGAGGCATTGTGTGGCTTTCAATTCGTTATAACCCATCTTGATGGTCGACAACTTCTAATCAAGTCGAACCCTGGGGAGGTTGTGAAGCCTG ATTCTTGCAAGGCAATCAATGATGAGGGGATGCCATTATACCAGAGGCCATTCATGAAGGGCAAATTGTACATTCAGTTCACTGTTGAATTCCCTGATTCCCTTGGCCCTGATCAGGTTAAGGCACTTGAGGCCATCCTGCCTCCAAAACCAACCTCTCAGTTGAGTGATATGGAGCTAGACGAGTGTGAGGAGACTACGCTATATGATGTGAACATTGAAGAGGAGATGAGGAGGAAGCAGCAGCAGGCAGCGCAGGAAGCTTATGAGGAAGATGAAGATATGCATGGCGGTGCCCAGAGGGTGCAGTGTGCCCAGCAATGA
- the LOC107900889 gene encoding protein IQ-DOMAIN 1, with protein MGVSGKWIKALVGLKKTDKSQSSEKKVNRGATSKFRHRRKHSIDFDTDKLQEGLDQNAASPARDANTQAIADAAGSPSGSLEVRDAALNELVMEEWAATRIQTAFRGFLARRALRALKGLVRLQALVRGHAVRKQAAMTLRCMQALVRVQARIRARRVRLTLESETAQQKLQQQLADEARVKEIEEGWCDSIGSVEEIQAKLLKRQEAAAKRERAMAYALAHQWQAGSRQQSVPAGFEPDKSSWGWNWLERWMAVRPWENRFLDINLQDGVVACEDGSAEGKNGANSQIKPAIKKPAASNLHANLSNLKIGLSYSEGSDSPPGKSANVVDAVNALSSKPKSKPIIEDLGEEAGSKPVITSRSRSNPKERSIKSDKLVKKRLSLPNSGEGTGSQTSKTGKTAAKVTPGSNKPIKDRSKSNGRGDSNPTKNMAQAVDL; from the exons ATGGGTGTCTCAGGAAAATGGATCAAAGCATTGGTTGGCTTGAAAAAAACAGACAAGTCACAATCCTCAGAGAAGAAAGTAAAT AGGGGAGCTACCAGCAAATTTCGTCACCGAAGGAAGCATTCCATTGATTTTGACACAGATAAACTTCAAGAAGGGTTGGATCAGAATGCTGCTTCACCAGCCAGAGATGCTAATACTCAAGCAATTGCAGATGCTGCTGGCTCCCCCTCTGGTTCACTTGAAGTGCGTGATGCAGCTCTTAATGAACTTGTAATGGAAGAATGGGCTGCCACAAGGATACAAACAGCTTTCCGTGGGTTTCTG GCTAGAAGAGCACTCCGAGCCTTAAAAGGATTGGTCAGACTGCAGGCCCTGGTGAGGGGTCATGCTGTAAGAAAACAAGCTGCAATGACCCTTCGCTGCATGCAAGCTTTGGTGAGAGTTCAGGCTCGCATAAGAGCAAGGCGTGTTCGACTGACATTAGAAAGTGAAACTGCCCAACAGAAACTTCAGCAACAACTTGCAGATGAGGCTCGCGTTAAAGAAATAGAG GAAGGGTGGTGCGATAGTATAGGATCTGTTGAAGAAATCCAAGCCAAGTTACTAAAGAGGCAAGAGGCTGCAGCTAAACGTGAGAGAGCCATGGCATATGCTCTGGCTCATCAG TGGCAAGCAGGATCAAGACAACAGTCTGTGCCTGCTGGATTTGAACCAGACAAAAGCAGCTGGGGTTGGAACTGGCTGGAGAGATGGATGGCTGTACGTCCATGGGAGAATCGTTTTCTCGACATTAATCTTCAGGATGGAGTAGTGGCCTGTGAGGATGGTTCTGCAGAGGGAAAGAATGGTGCCAATTCTCAGATAAAACCTGCTATCAAGAAGCCAGCTGCATCGAATCTTCATGCTAACCTGTCAAATCTAAAAATAGGTCTGTCATATTCTGAAGGGAGTGATTCTCCACCTGGTAAGTCAGCAAATGTGGTAGATGCGGTCAATGCATTATCTTCCAAGCCAAAGTCCAAACCAATCATTGAAGATTTGGGTGAAGAAGCTGGCTCAAAACCTGTTATTACTTCAAGATCTCGCAGCAATCCTAAGGAGAGGTCCATAAAATCAGATAAACTGGTGAAAAAGAGATTGTCTCTACCTAACAGTG GTGAAGGAACCGGATCTCAAACCAGCAAGACAGGCAAAACTGCTGCAAAAGTGACACCGGGCTCTAACAAGCCAATAAAGGACAGGTCCAAGTCCAACGGACGTGGGGACTCAAATCCTACAAAAAATATGGCACAGGCCGTTGATCTGTAA
- the LOC107886695 gene encoding probable carboxylesterase 15 → MSDMAASASITTPPHEVDECRGVLRVYSDGSTWRSSKPSFNVPVNGDGSILWKDIVFDPVHDLQLRLYKPASPSSPKLPVFYYIHGGGFCIGSRAWPNCQNYCFRLASNLQAVVISPDYRLAPENRLPAAIEDGFMAMKWLQSQALANNPDPWLTDVADFSKVFISGDSAGGNIAHNLAVQLGAGSLDLAPVLVRGYVLLAPFFGGTVLTRSEAEGPKDAFLNLELIDRFWRLSVPMGETTDHPLINPFGPVSRRLEQVNLDPILVVVGGSDLLKDRGKEYAERLKNWGKKIEYVEFEGQQHGFFTIDPNSEPAKALMLASNLINKPRSTKRDIFMKHSISYIPKTPSLSDLSNFQYQ, encoded by the exons ATGTCTGACATGGCTGCCTCTGCTTCCATTACAACCCCTCCCCATGAAGTCGATGAATGCCGAGGTGTCCTTCGTGTTTACAGCGATGGCTCCACTTGGCGTTCTTCTAAGCCAAGCTTCAATGTCCCAGTCAATGGTGATGGCTCTATTTTGTGGAAAGATATTGTATTTGATCCTGTGCATGACCTTCAGCTTAGGCTCTATAAGCCAGCTTCACCTTCATCACCCAAGCTCCCCGTCTTTTATTACATCCATGGTGGTGGTTTTTGCATTGGATCACGTGCCTGGCCTAACTGCCAAAACTACTGCTTCCGCCTCGCTTCAAACCTTCAAGCTGTCGTGATTTCGCCGGATTATCGTTTGGCTCCGGAGAACAGACTCCCGGCAGCCATTGAAGATGGTTTCATGGCTATGAAATGGCTCCAATCTCAAGCTCTGGCCAACAACCCTGATCCATGGTTAACTGATGTAGCGGATTTTAGCAAGGTGTTCATATCTGGTGACTCAGCCGGTGGTAATATTGCTCATAATTTGGCGGTCCAACTAGGGGCTGGTTCATTAGACTTGGCGCCGGTTCTGGTCCGAGGGTATGTGCTTTTAGCACCATTCTTTGGCGGGACAGTGCTAACAAGATCCGAAGCTGAGGGTCCCAAAGATGCCTTCCTTAATTTGGAGCTCATTGACAG GTTTTGGAGGTTATCTGTACCGATGGGAGAAACGACGGATCATCCGCTGATAAACCCTTTCGGGCCCGTCAGCCGCCGTCTGGAACAGGTGAATCTAGACCCTATTCTGGTGGTGGTTGGTGGAAGCGATCTGTTGAAAGACCGAGGAAAGGAATATGCTGAGAGATTGAAGAATTGGGGGAAGAAGATCGAGTACGTTGAATTTGAAGGACAACAACATGGGTTCTTCACTATTGATCCTAACTCTGAACCGGCCAAAGCATTGATG TTGGCTTCGAATCTCATCAACAAACCTAGGAGCACTAAACGAGATATTTTCATGAAGCATTCTATTTCTTATATTCCGAAGACACCAAGTCTATCCGATCTAAGCAACTTTCAATATCAGTAG